The Silvanigrella paludirubra genome includes a window with the following:
- a CDS encoding DNA adenine methylase, producing MLPFDHDNKAKPILKWAGGKSSILLELFEFFPKKFNRYYEPFLGGGAVFLSLNKNFKNEFINDMNKDIYTLYRIIQKNLMN from the coding sequence GTGTTGCCTTTTGATCATGATAATAAAGCAAAACCAATATTAAAATGGGCTGGTGGAAAATCAAGTATTCTTCTTGAATTATTTGAATTTTTTCCGAAAAAATTCAATAGATATTATGAACCTTTTTTAGGTGGTGGGGCTGTTTTTCTTTCTTTAAATAAAAACTTTAAAAATGAGTTTATTAACGATATGAATAAAGATATTTATACATTATATAGAATAATCCAAAAAAACCTAATGAATTAA
- a CDS encoding DNA adenine methylase: MLELDKLEANYSEDFYYELRKYNPETELKRAARTLFLNKTGFNGLYRLNSKGNYNVPFGKRKKCPALYDKKNFIEVSTRFQNSILTNFDFETIIDSAEFGDFIYCDPPYEPLSVSSSFNSYNSGGFSFLEQERLFNSCKRAVQKGATIIISNSNSPKIIELYKDWDIYKIKVKRMINSKGDGRGKIEEVIIVMKNSNFISDSKLSKKFANPIFD; the protein is encoded by the coding sequence ATGCTTGAATTAGACAAATTAGAAGCTAATTACTCTGAAGATTTTTACTATGAGCTGAGGAAATATAATCCTGAAACAGAATTAAAAAGAGCCGCAAGAACTCTATTTTTGAATAAAACGGGATTTAATGGACTTTACCGTTTAAATTCAAAGGGAAACTATAATGTTCCTTTCGGCAAAAGAAAAAAATGTCCCGCTTTATATGATAAAAAAAATTTTATAGAAGTATCGACACGATTTCAAAATTCTATTTTAACAAATTTTGATTTTGAAACCATAATTGATAGTGCAGAATTTGGTGATTTTATATATTGTGACCCACCCTATGAACCTCTTTCTGTTTCCTCATCATTTAATTCCTATAACAGCGGTGGTTTTTCATTTTTAGAGCAAGAAAGACTCTTTAATTCATGCAAAAGAGCTGTTCAAAAAGGAGCTACTATCATAATATCAAATTCAAATTCACCCAAAATAATTGAATTATATAAAGACTGGGATATTTATAAAATTAAAGTAAAAAGAATGATTAACTCTAAAGGGGATGGCAGAGGAAAAATTGAAGAAGTTATCATTGTTATGAAAAATAGTAATTTTATATCTGATTCAAAATTATCAAAGAAATTTGCAAATCCTATTTTTGATTAA
- a CDS encoding DedA family protein: MLLDLNSLIVFFTNYGFIAVFGVLLLCGFGLPVPEDITLVAGGFISSMACSVDGTFLEALKSCNEVHYMLAVSMAGVLIGDSTMYFLGRIFGEKLLKIKFFSKIVTPERYQWIQEKFAKHGFWFIFAARFMPGLRSPIFVVTGISKKVSYLKFVLTDGIAALISVPVWVYLGFWGERQLSDLKLLDHYVKKGQYSIFIILGIAIVTLLVIWFVKKKIKEKTGF; the protein is encoded by the coding sequence GTGTTGTTAGATTTAAATAGTCTTATCGTCTTTTTTACAAATTACGGTTTTATAGCCGTATTTGGGGTTTTACTACTTTGTGGATTTGGCTTACCAGTACCTGAAGATATTACTCTTGTAGCTGGTGGTTTTATCTCATCAATGGCTTGTTCTGTTGACGGGACTTTTTTAGAAGCATTAAAAAGTTGTAATGAAGTTCATTATATGCTGGCAGTTTCTATGGCTGGTGTATTAATAGGCGATAGCACAATGTATTTCTTAGGAAGAATATTTGGAGAAAAGCTTTTAAAAATAAAGTTTTTTTCAAAAATCGTGACTCCTGAGCGTTATCAATGGATCCAAGAAAAATTTGCAAAACATGGCTTTTGGTTTATTTTTGCGGCTCGTTTTATGCCAGGTCTAAGATCTCCCATATTTGTTGTTACTGGAATCTCTAAAAAAGTTTCGTACTTAAAATTTGTACTAACAGACGGAATTGCCGCTTTAATTAGTGTTCCTGTTTGGGTTTATCTTGGGTTTTGGGGTGAAAGACAATTAAGTGATTTAAAATTACTAGATCACTATGTTAAAAAAGGACAATATAGTATTTTTATCATACTAGGTATTGCTATTGTTACTTTATTGGTGATTTGGTTTGTAAAAAAGAAGATAAAAGAAAAAACTGGTTTTTAA
- a CDS encoding ATP-binding cassette domain-containing protein — translation MIEVNNLVLYGKNGTIRLKIPELKFHSPGITALVGHNGAGKSSLLKLAAGLEKSSHGSILYDQKDIFIHYEDLKEKIHLLSWGLELYRNLSAKDHLDLFRSICKNWNKDIELELLKDLSIPTHKKVEKMSRGEQVRLRILLSLPRSPKVILIDEVTNDLDTDSRRAIFKKLDSYSFDTGAQVVVATNMIEDIERYASDIILLKKGEVILQSSLDSIKEQHNTSFEEIVRIYERKGSVL, via the coding sequence ATGATTGAAGTAAATAATTTAGTTCTTTATGGAAAAAATGGGACTATTAGATTAAAAATTCCAGAACTGAAATTTCATTCTCCAGGAATAACGGCGTTAGTTGGTCATAATGGAGCAGGAAAATCTTCATTATTAAAATTAGCTGCGGGGCTTGAAAAATCAAGTCATGGTTCTATTTTATATGATCAAAAAGATATTTTTATTCACTATGAAGATCTCAAAGAAAAAATTCATTTGTTATCTTGGGGCCTGGAATTATATCGTAACTTGAGTGCAAAAGATCATTTAGACTTATTCCGTTCTATTTGTAAAAACTGGAATAAAGATATCGAATTAGAATTATTAAAAGACTTATCTATACCTACTCACAAAAAAGTGGAAAAAATGTCGCGAGGTGAGCAGGTTCGATTGAGAATATTATTAAGTTTACCACGAAGTCCTAAAGTCATTTTAATAGATGAAGTAACTAATGATCTAGATACAGATTCAAGAAGAGCTATTTTTAAAAAATTAGATTCATATTCATTTGATACAGGAGCTCAAGTAGTTGTTGCTACAAATATGATAGAGGATATTGAACGATATGCTAGTGACATTATTCTTTTGAAAAAAGGAGAAGTCATCTTGCAAAGTTCGCTAGATAGTATAAAGGAACAGCACAATACTAGCTTCGAAGAAATTGTTCGAATTTATGAAAGGAAGGGGTCTGTTTTGTGA
- a CDS encoding carbon-nitrogen hydrolase family protein yields MLKVATAQFNAIAGNFGHNLKIIVSLLEEAAQKQVRLVLFPELSISGYDLSLVEEGRCSINEKGDGLAYLLNACRRLKIYAVLGVCIQREEGISNSALIINDVGEIIGIYDKHYLDSSEKEIFLLGKQGFLFEIDQWVFSVAISYDSYYPEHAKEMTFAGAQVYLILGAFIKGGYMKVESNYFSERAIENKIYILISNYIGAHSGMSFSGDSSIFSPDGRLMVSGNETMGIYIAELKILDSVQDDNTILISAENITTDIIRDS; encoded by the coding sequence ATGCTAAAAGTAGCAACAGCTCAGTTCAATGCTATTGCAGGAAATTTTGGTCATAATTTAAAAATTATTGTTTCTTTATTGGAAGAGGCTGCCCAAAAACAAGTAAGACTCGTTTTGTTTCCAGAACTTTCCATATCTGGTTATGATTTGTCTTTGGTTGAAGAAGGAAGATGTTCTATAAATGAAAAAGGGGATGGACTTGCATACTTGTTAAATGCATGTCGTCGTCTTAAAATATATGCTGTATTAGGAGTATGTATACAACGAGAAGAAGGTATTTCTAACAGCGCTCTAATTATAAATGATGTTGGAGAAATTATTGGAATATACGATAAGCATTATTTAGATAGTTCTGAAAAAGAAATTTTTTTATTAGGAAAACAGGGCTTTTTATTTGAAATAGATCAATGGGTTTTTTCAGTAGCAATAAGTTATGATTCATATTATCCAGAGCACGCAAAAGAAATGACTTTTGCAGGAGCGCAAGTTTATTTAATTTTAGGCGCCTTTATTAAAGGTGGCTATATGAAAGTAGAATCAAATTATTTTTCTGAAAGAGCAATTGAAAATAAAATATATATTTTGATTTCTAACTATATTGGTGCTCATTCTGGAATGTCTTTTTCTGGGGATAGCTCCATATTTTCGCCAGATGGCCGACTTATGGTTTCTGGTAATGAAACAATGGGAATATATATAGCAGAGTTAAAAATCTTGGATTCTGTCCAAGATGATAATACTATTTTGATTTCAGCAGAAAATATAACAACTGATATCATTCGTGATTCTTAA
- a CDS encoding site-2 protease family protein gives MSSNPEFSIAIALLKYLGFLIAITMYQAGIAIMAKRKGDNSFQTTQLATFNPIPHIEIVGTILFPFISILANFPFVLGWPKQFQIDTRYFKKPKLDVNIIYLSGVGINFLISIICMLTLRFFLGGSITPSPALDLSTPDKLAQLMLSTIGLTNMVLGALFLLPLPGYAGWNILINNVSYNTARKLQEKAMIISIVGMIVIIFGFLNIFFSAFMYLFFAISGS, from the coding sequence ATGAGTTCTAATCCTGAGTTTTCAATTGCGATCGCGTTACTTAAATATTTAGGTTTTTTAATTGCTATTACAATGTATCAAGCTGGAATTGCTATAATGGCAAAAAGAAAAGGAGATAATTCTTTTCAAACAACACAGCTAGCAACATTTAATCCAATTCCTCATATTGAAATTGTGGGAACAATACTTTTTCCTTTTATTTCTATTTTAGCAAATTTTCCATTTGTTTTAGGTTGGCCTAAACAATTTCAAATTGATACAAGATATTTTAAAAAACCAAAGCTAGATGTGAATATTATTTATCTTTCTGGTGTGGGTATCAACTTTTTAATTTCCATAATATGCATGCTTACCTTAAGATTTTTTTTAGGAGGAAGCATAACGCCTTCTCCCGCATTAGATCTTTCCACTCCAGATAAATTAGCGCAACTCATGCTTTCAACAATTGGTTTAACAAATATGGTCTTAGGCGCTTTATTTTTGTTACCTTTACCTGGTTATGCTGGTTGGAATATTTTAATTAATAATGTAAGTTATAATACAGCTAGAAAACTTCAAGAAAAAGCAATGATTATCTCTATTGTTGGAATGATAGTTATTATTTTTGGTTTTTTAAATATATTTTTTAGTGCTTTTATGTATCTATTTTTTGCTATTTCTGGATCATAA
- a CDS encoding DUF4337 domain-containing protein, with the protein MEMIEDHTENVKEHINHQALHKSNEKNIMLYAITSAFYAIFAATAALLAGYHSNEAMIEQIKASDQWSYYQAKSIKMNIAESKVDLQKSLKVKPDKNSLSKIENYKLEIAQISEKAKEKEIASEVHLKKHISYSRAVTLFQIAIGMTAFAILIKKRSFWYLSMVFAIIGLIFLSLGLLHI; encoded by the coding sequence ATGGAAATGATAGAAGATCATACTGAAAATGTAAAAGAGCATATAAATCATCAAGCATTGCATAAATCGAATGAAAAAAATATTATGCTTTATGCTATAACCTCAGCTTTTTATGCAATATTTGCTGCCACAGCCGCCTTATTGGCAGGGTATCACTCTAATGAAGCAATGATTGAACAAATTAAAGCATCAGATCAATGGTCTTATTACCAAGCAAAAAGTATAAAAATGAATATTGCGGAATCAAAGGTTGATTTACAAAAATCATTAAAAGTAAAGCCAGATAAAAACTCATTAAGTAAAATTGAAAATTATAAATTAGAAATTGCCCAAATATCAGAAAAAGCAAAAGAAAAAGAAATTGCTTCTGAAGTTCATTTAAAAAAGCATATTTCTTATTCTAGAGCTGTTACATTATTTCAAATAGCAATTGGAATGACTGCATTTGCAATACTTATTAAAAAAAGAAGTTTTTGGTATTTAAGTATGGTTTTTGCGATTATTGGATTAATTTTCCTGAGTTTAGGTCTATTGCATATATAG
- a CDS encoding serine hydrolase domain-containing protein: MKKILIAVGLFMSDNSYAQNDIPTETSYVQKSEILNLEKFENSLRYNYVLKDQISKKYSIYEEMKKYKIPGISIAAIHNGKIVWIKSYGYKDSQSKEKLYTRDLMQAASISKPFAVLGGLKLASENKFDLDSDINKYLVGWKIPLNKYTKITPVTARMLMSHIGGINVHGFPGIDRSVKPFPTIIDVLNGKKPFVTTDAVEVINTPGKSFSYSGGGTSIVQLAIESIVKEDFTSWMDKNILKKLDMNSSSFHQPLLETNDPFVSSAHNKVGVPYASKYHNYPENAAAGLWTNPTDLANSILHLIGLYYGDSNNLNLDRDLVKQIFIAKKPSQYGLGFEIIKNKKVLSFGHGGSNDGFNSIMYAFVNNSNKNKEKKLMDALIVMTNSDNGMYINEKLIHSFNDVYNIGFKNKKILNPIKIKDNLEKYSLNFKFLDEDDLNIIKFEKNALYLEYNSLSEKLYPVGKDEFMTLQGIKIKYFWSNKKPFIKFYLTDDYELETTVL, encoded by the coding sequence ATGAAAAAAATTTTAATTGCAGTAGGCTTATTTATGTCAGATAATAGTTATGCTCAAAATGATATTCCTACAGAGACATCTTATGTTCAAAAATCTGAAATATTAAATCTAGAAAAATTCGAAAACAGTTTAAGATATAATTATGTTTTAAAAGATCAAATATCTAAAAAATATTCCATATATGAAGAAATGAAAAAATATAAAATTCCAGGAATTAGCATTGCAGCAATTCATAATGGTAAAATAGTTTGGATAAAATCTTATGGTTATAAAGATTCTCAATCAAAAGAGAAACTTTATACCCGCGATCTTATGCAAGCGGCATCAATTAGTAAACCTTTTGCTGTTTTAGGTGGATTGAAATTAGCAAGTGAAAATAAATTTGATTTAGATAGTGATATAAATAAATATTTAGTTGGTTGGAAAATACCTTTAAATAAATATACAAAAATAACTCCAGTAACAGCAAGAATGCTAATGTCACATATTGGTGGAATAAATGTCCATGGGTTCCCTGGAATTGATAGATCTGTTAAACCTTTTCCAACTATTATAGATGTTTTAAATGGAAAAAAACCATTTGTTACCACAGATGCCGTAGAAGTAATTAATACCCCTGGAAAATCTTTTTCTTATTCTGGGGGAGGAACTAGTATTGTACAATTAGCAATAGAAAGCATTGTGAAAGAAGATTTTACTTCTTGGATGGACAAAAATATTTTAAAAAAATTAGATATGAATTCAAGCTCATTCCATCAGCCTTTGTTAGAAACAAATGATCCTTTTGTAAGCAGTGCACACAACAAAGTAGGTGTGCCATATGCTTCTAAATATCACAATTACCCTGAAAATGCGGCTGCAGGTTTATGGACTAATCCTACAGACTTGGCAAACTCAATTCTACATTTAATAGGTTTATATTATGGTGATTCAAATAACTTAAATTTAGATAGAGATTTAGTTAAACAAATATTTATAGCAAAAAAACCTTCTCAATATGGCCTTGGATTTGAAATAATAAAAAACAAAAAAGTTTTGTCATTTGGGCATGGTGGCAGTAATGATGGTTTTAATTCAATAATGTATGCATTTGTGAATAATTCAAATAAAAATAAAGAAAAAAAACTTATGGATGCCCTAATTGTTATGACAAACTCTGATAATGGAATGTATATTAATGAAAAATTAATTCATAGTTTTAATGATGTTTATAATATAGGGTTCAAAAATAAGAAAATACTAAATCCTATAAAAATAAAAGATAATTTGGAAAAATATTCTTTAAACTTTAAATTTTTAGATGAAGATGATTTGAATATAATAAAATTTGAGAAAAATGCTTTATATTTAGAATATAATTCCTTATCAGAAAAATTATATCCTGTTGGAAAAGATGAATTTATGACATTACAAGGAATAAAAATTAAGTATTTTTGGAGCAATAAAAAGCCTTTTATAAAATTTTATTTAACTGATGATTATGAATTAGAAACTACAGTTCTATAA
- a CDS encoding site-specific DNA-methyltransferase, whose translation MSNFLDIESKKQIPLNDVLNSVIEGDNLQVMQELITYYENKIKLIYIDPPYNTKRKFIYNDNFGSHQNWVEMMRPRLEIAHKILKDDGFIFVSIDDNEVHYLRILMDKIFGEENFRNCIIVPRGTKNVQAQFLYSNSIAIGHEYVLFYSKKKDTKIKKFEINRSFKKAGTWNNHWRGTDRPNLRYELFGIFPKKGQWRWSKERSLIAIQNYDSLLEKLNKTSVEKGIKNHEIDNWFSEQILNGKKIDLLRLGKTGKPEHYVPSSETKLGNDVWMDINISGNKDLKKILKNKHFDMPKSVELIKRIIKIVTLSNSNDIILDFFAGSGTTAQATLELNREDNGNRSFILIQSPEKISDSFLISCDKEDTISKLTYQRIQTFLEQNNLKINIKFLNQSIPNVINSSSAGGGGGALTSSSNPPMIKVI comes from the coding sequence ATGAGTAACTTTTTAGATATAGAATCTAAAAAACAAATTCCTTTAAATGATGTGCTAAATTCCGTTATTGAAGGAGATAACCTTCAAGTAATGCAAGAGCTAATCACATATTATGAAAATAAAATAAAATTAATATATATCGATCCTCCTTATAATACTAAAAGAAAATTTATTTATAATGATAACTTCGGCTCTCATCAAAATTGGGTAGAAATGATGAGACCTCGTTTAGAAATTGCGCATAAAATATTAAAAGATGATGGATTTATTTTTGTAAGTATTGATGATAATGAAGTTCATTATTTACGTATATTAATGGATAAAATATTTGGTGAAGAAAATTTTCGAAATTGTATTATTGTTCCTAGAGGAACAAAAAATGTTCAAGCTCAATTTTTATATTCAAATAGCATTGCTATAGGTCATGAATACGTTCTTTTTTATAGCAAGAAAAAAGATACAAAAATAAAAAAATTTGAAATCAATCGCTCTTTTAAAAAAGCTGGCACTTGGAATAACCATTGGCGCGGAACAGATAGGCCAAACTTAAGATATGAGCTTTTTGGAATTTTTCCTAAAAAAGGTCAGTGGAGATGGTCTAAAGAAAGAAGTTTAATTGCCATTCAAAATTATGATTCATTATTAGAAAAACTAAATAAAACAAGTGTTGAAAAGGGAATTAAAAATCATGAAATAGATAATTGGTTTTCAGAACAAATTTTAAATGGGAAAAAAATAGATCTTTTAAGGCTTGGTAAAACAGGAAAACCAGAACATTATGTTCCTTCTAGTGAGACAAAGTTAGGTAATGATGTTTGGATGGATATAAATATTTCGGGAAATAAAGATTTAAAAAAAATTTTAAAAAATAAACATTTTGATATGCCAAAATCAGTAGAATTAATTAAAAGAATAATAAAAATTGTTACATTAAGTAATAGTAATGATATTATTTTAGATTTTTTTGCTGGTTCTGGTACCACAGCGCAAGCTACATTAGAATTGAATAGAGAAGATAATGGAAATAGAAGTTTTATTTTAATTCAATCACCTGAAAAAATATCGGATTCTTTTTTAATTTCATGTGATAAAGAAGATACAATTTCTAAATTAACATACCAAAGAATTCAAACATTTTTAGAACAAAATAATTTAAAAATAAATATAAAATTTTTAAATCAATCCATACCAAATGTAATAAACTCTTCTTCTGCAGGAGGAGGTGGTGGTGCTTTAACTTCATCTTCAAATCCACCCATGATAAAAGTCATTTGA
- a CDS encoding GntR family transcriptional regulator → MRLQVNPHSSTPLYAQIVEQMRNQILSGSIIAGTPLPSVREISEMIEVNSLTIQKALKILEVEKFIVIRRGVGAFVSEGIVSLTQIQKEDLIKSGLSNVVSHAKELGIEKDRFGILVEECWSAQ, encoded by the coding sequence ATGAGGCTTCAAGTTAATCCACATTCCTCAACGCCGCTCTATGCCCAGATAGTTGAACAGATGAGAAATCAAATATTATCTGGTAGTATTATTGCAGGCACTCCTTTACCTTCTGTTCGTGAAATTTCTGAAATGATAGAAGTGAATTCCCTAACTATCCAAAAAGCTCTTAAAATTTTGGAAGTTGAAAAATTTATTGTAATTCGAAGAGGAGTGGGAGCTTTTGTATCGGAAGGAATTGTTTCTTTAACCCAAATACAAAAAGAAGATTTAATTAAATCAGGTTTAAGTAATGTAGTAAGTCATGCCAAAGAGCTTGGAATTGAAAAAGATAGATTCGGCATCCTTGTTGAAGAATGTTGGAGTGCACAATAA
- the dnaK gene encoding molecular chaperone DnaK, with amino-acid sequence MSKIIGIDLGTTNSVVAVMENGQAKVITNQEGERTTPSVVAYTRDGEFIVGRAARNQAVTNPRNTIYSAKRFIGSHFSERSEEATKMPYIVKKGPSDKVLFEIGGKDMAPPEISAKVLQKLKEAAESYLGQTVTKAVITVPAYFNDSQRQATKDAGKIAGLEVLRIINEPTAAALAYGLDKKTNQKIAVYDFGGGTFDVSVLEVGDNVVEVLSTNGDTHLGGDNVDERLIDFLVAEFKKQTSMDVSKDPMAMQRLKEAAEKAKIELSGQTKVDINLPYLTADQTGPKHLAVSLMRSQFEQMIMDIIDKTIEPCRSALRDANLSIDQIDEVVMVGGSTRIPLVGEKVKAFFKKEPNRTVNPDEVVAVGAAVQAGVLGGEVKDVLLLDVTPLSLGIETLGGVFTKLIERNSTIPKRASQIFSTAADNQTSVEIGVFQGEREMARDNRSLGRFNLTEIPSAPRGVPQIEVTFDIDANGILNVSAKDLGTSKEQKITVSNSGGLSEAEIKRMMEEAERHAAEDKTRRETIDVRNKLDSIVFQTEKNLRENGDKLPADMKSSLETELASARTVLETKSEDKAALEAAITALEAKAHKLAEEMYKNAGAQGQNPQGAPNTEGGAQGNNQNNSKNKDGVVDAEFESNN; translated from the coding sequence ATGAGTAAAATAATTGGTATCGACCTAGGGACAACTAACTCAGTTGTAGCGGTCATGGAAAATGGCCAAGCTAAAGTAATCACAAATCAAGAAGGTGAGCGTACAACTCCTTCCGTTGTTGCTTATACTCGTGATGGTGAATTTATCGTTGGTCGCGCTGCACGCAACCAAGCGGTAACAAACCCACGTAACACTATTTACTCAGCAAAACGCTTTATTGGTAGCCACTTTTCAGAACGCTCTGAAGAAGCTACAAAAATGCCATACATTGTAAAAAAAGGTCCTAGCGACAAAGTTCTATTTGAAATTGGTGGAAAAGACATGGCACCGCCAGAAATTTCTGCAAAAGTTCTACAAAAACTTAAAGAAGCTGCAGAAAGCTATCTTGGCCAAACAGTAACAAAAGCAGTTATTACTGTTCCTGCTTACTTTAATGACTCCCAACGCCAAGCTACTAAAGATGCCGGTAAAATTGCTGGACTTGAAGTTCTTCGTATTATCAATGAGCCAACAGCAGCCGCTCTTGCTTATGGTCTTGATAAAAAAACAAACCAAAAAATTGCTGTTTATGACTTTGGTGGCGGTACATTTGACGTTTCCGTTCTCGAAGTTGGAGATAACGTAGTTGAAGTTCTTTCTACAAACGGTGACACACACCTTGGTGGTGATAACGTAGACGAACGTCTTATTGACTTCCTTGTTGCTGAATTTAAAAAACAAACATCTATGGACGTTTCCAAAGATCCAATGGCTATGCAACGTCTTAAAGAAGCTGCAGAAAAAGCAAAAATTGAGCTTTCAGGACAAACTAAGGTAGACATCAATCTTCCTTACTTAACTGCAGATCAAACAGGCCCAAAACACCTTGCTGTAAGCCTAATGCGTTCTCAATTTGAACAAATGATCATGGACATCATCGACAAAACAATTGAGCCTTGCCGCTCTGCACTTCGTGATGCAAACCTCTCTATTGATCAAATTGATGAAGTTGTAATGGTTGGTGGTTCAACTCGTATTCCACTTGTGGGCGAAAAAGTAAAAGCATTCTTCAAAAAAGAACCAAACCGTACTGTAAACCCAGATGAAGTCGTTGCCGTTGGTGCTGCCGTTCAAGCTGGTGTTCTTGGTGGTGAAGTAAAAGACGTTCTCTTACTAGACGTAACTCCATTAAGTTTAGGTATTGAGACTTTAGGTGGCGTGTTTACAAAACTTATTGAACGCAATAGCACAATTCCAAAACGCGCAAGCCAAATTTTCTCTACTGCTGCTGACAACCAAACAAGCGTTGAAATTGGTGTATTTCAAGGTGAACGCGAAATGGCTCGTGACAACCGTAGCCTTGGCCGCTTTAACTTAACAGAAATTCCATCTGCACCACGCGGTGTTCCTCAGATTGAAGTAACATTTGACATTGATGCAAACGGTATTTTAAACGTTTCAGCAAAAGATCTTGGCACAAGCAAAGAACAAAAAATTACTGTTTCTAACTCAGGCGGACTTTCTGAAGCAGAAATCAAACGCATGATGGAAGAAGCAGAGCGTCATGCTGCAGAAGACAAAACACGTCGTGAAACAATTGATGTACGTAACAAACTAGACAGTATTGTATTCCAAACTGAAAAGAACTTACGTGAAAATGGAGATAAACTTCCAGCCGACATGAAGTCTTCCCTTGAGACAGAACTTGCAAGCGCACGCACTGTTCTTGAAACAAAATCGGAAGACAAAGCTGCTCTTGAAGCCGCTATTACAGCTCTTGAAGCTAAAGCACACAAGCTAGCTGAAGAAATGTATAAAAATGCAGGGGCTCAAGGTCAAAATCCTCAAGGCGCTCCAAATACAGAAGGCGGAGCTCAAGGTAACAACCAAAACAACTCCAAAAATAAAGATGGTGTTGTAGATGCTGAATTTGAATCCAATAACTAA
- a CDS encoding substrate-binding periplasmic protein translates to MKSIFLICILIFLNIKVYAENIALNVCSDENEQFPFIIINKGVISGIEFDILKTAIKNLRGRLNINLKFEIMPWSRCIQMVQKGEMDAAMNASYNDERALFLDYPPNSGPLEVKSCSSEYKIACSGYIVITLKTNKFEYDGKPLELPRPVRVSRGYSVVPELQKIFHDEDLEISKSDLINVKKLIRDKEGSLVAYIAFKSELNRNKDILKKIKIHSKSYVMKSYYIPFSKKSVFTNEQKLIFWNEIKKTTTNKKIMDKINSNY, encoded by the coding sequence ATGAAATCAATATTTTTAATTTGTATCCTTATTTTTTTAAATATAAAGGTATATGCCGAAAATATTGCTTTAAATGTATGTTCTGATGAGAATGAACAATTTCCATTTATAATAATAAATAAAGGTGTAATTAGTGGAATAGAATTTGATATATTAAAAACAGCGATTAAAAATTTGAGGGGTAGGTTAAATATTAATTTGAAATTTGAAATAATGCCCTGGAGTCGTTGTATTCAAATGGTTCAAAAAGGAGAAATGGATGCTGCCATGAACGCCTCTTATAATGATGAAAGAGCGCTATTTTTAGATTACCCACCAAATTCAGGACCATTAGAAGTAAAATCTTGCTCCTCTGAATATAAAATAGCATGTTCAGGTTATATTGTAATTACACTTAAAACAAACAAATTTGAATACGATGGAAAGCCTTTAGAGCTTCCTCGACCCGTTAGAGTATCTCGGGGGTATTCTGTTGTCCCTGAACTTCAAAAAATCTTCCACGATGAAGATTTAGAAATTAGTAAAAGTGATTTGATTAATGTAAAAAAATTAATAAGGGATAAGGAAGGAAGTCTTGTTGCTTATATTGCTTTTAAAAGTGAACTAAATAGAAATAAAGATATTTTGAAAAAAATTAAAATTCATAGTAAAAGTTATGTAATGAAATCTTACTATATTCCATTTTCAAAAAAATCAGTTTTCACGAATGAGCAAAAATTGATTTTTTGGAACGAAATTAAAAAAACAACTACAAATAAAAAAATTATGGATAAAATTAACTCTAATTATTAG